The genomic segment AGAAATGAGAAAGCATGTTACATAAAGCATAAGAAAGGGCAAGATCTAAACAGACCTGGGGCTAGATGGAAAAACGCATCCGGAAGAAGTAGCTGCAAATTTTCAAGGAGAAAAGACACAAAAGAACAAAACTTTAATATTATTCTGGCCAATAAaggaaggattttttttttttttttaactttttttttgagTAGTTCCGGGCTTCTCCAGGGACTTACTTGGAGGTGTTTGAGTCACAGCTGCAGTGTTTGAAAAACTACAGCTCCCATCCGCTTGGCCTTTCCTCTGATAATAGCTGTTTACAGCATAGTTACAGTGATCTCTTATAGTGTTGGGGTTGAAACAGGGACCATTTTGAAGGATTGGAGCACAATCAGCTCCAGCTCCACAGGCATAGTCTATGTTCTTCTGAAGTTGTCCATCACCCACCCCAGTATTGCAGACGCAGTAATTAGCAGCTACAGAAGGGGGGGAAAAAGGGGCCATCAGCAATACATCAAAGAGATCCAGCTCAATAATCAGCTCAAAACGAActtttcaatcaagaaaaccTTCAACTAAAGCTCTAGCAtacaatatatatttattaaagAAAAGGGTCAGAAGGAGCTTACCTGAATGACCAGTCATGGTCAAGAAAAGCGCTAAACAAGCAATAAAAACAGCCATGAAGGTGAAGCAAATTATTGAAGGGCTCCAATATTAACTCTGAGTTTATTCGGTTTGGCGGTACAGAAGGTGGCAGCAAAACCAGTCTAAAGAGAAAGGGGGAGATGAGAGAAGGGAAAAGAGGCGGTGGAATTGGGAAATGGAGATTTCTAGACCACAGAGATGAGGGTGACGGTGGGCAGGAGTGGCCAATGTCTATATCAGTCGGCTTTTATACGTAGGAAATG from the Coffea arabica cultivar ET-39 chromosome 11e, Coffea Arabica ET-39 HiFi, whole genome shotgun sequence genome contains:
- the LOC113719240 gene encoding PLASMODESMATA CALLOSE-BINDING PROTEIN 2; the protein is MAVFIACLALFLTMTGHSAANYCVCNTGVGDGQLQKNIDYACGAGADCAPILQNGPCFNPNTIRDHCNYAVNSYYQRKGQADGSCSFSNTAAVTQTPPTTSSGCVFPSSPSNAGTSPSTNPSTSPTGTNPTSSPTTTGGTGTGTGTGGTGTGTTSTTAPGFGLGPSGSGITNTESMGVALQQNLFTSLAATLVLIGLICPRL